The following coding sequences are from one Streptomyces venezuelae window:
- a CDS encoding DUF3097 domain-containing protein encodes MRQYSADLTPPWKKPKPVPEVAADAGLVVEELSTGFCGAVIRCEKTAQGPTVTLEDRFGKHRVFPMEPRGFLLEGRPVTLVRPSRAAAPVRPSRTASGSVAVPGARARVARAGRIYVEGRHDAELVERVWGDDLRIEGVVVEYLEGVDDLPAIVAEFAPGPDARLGVLVDHLVPGSKESRIAAQVTSAHALVVGHPYIDVWEAVKPSSVGIPAWPRVPRGQDWKTGVCEALGWPPNTGAAWQRILNSVHSYKDLEPPLLGRVEELIDFVTLP; translated from the coding sequence ATGCGCCAGTACTCCGCCGACCTCACGCCCCCTTGGAAGAAGCCGAAGCCCGTGCCGGAGGTGGCGGCGGACGCCGGCCTCGTGGTCGAGGAGCTGAGCACCGGTTTCTGCGGGGCGGTGATCCGCTGCGAGAAGACGGCGCAGGGCCCCACGGTGACGCTGGAGGACCGCTTCGGCAAGCACCGCGTCTTCCCGATGGAACCGCGCGGTTTCCTCCTGGAGGGCCGCCCGGTCACCCTGGTCCGCCCCTCCCGGGCTGCGGCTCCCGTACGTCCGTCCCGCACCGCGTCCGGCTCGGTGGCCGTGCCCGGGGCGCGGGCCAGGGTCGCCCGCGCGGGACGCATCTACGTGGAGGGCCGGCACGACGCCGAACTCGTCGAGCGCGTCTGGGGCGACGACCTGCGCATCGAGGGCGTCGTCGTGGAGTACCTGGAGGGCGTCGACGACCTCCCCGCGATCGTCGCCGAGTTCGCCCCCGGACCGGACGCCCGCCTCGGCGTCCTGGTCGACCATCTGGTCCCCGGCTCCAAGGAGTCCCGCATCGCTGCGCAGGTCACCAGCGCCCACGCCCTGGTCGTCGGGCACCCCTACATCGACGTCTGGGAAGCGGTGAAGCCGTCCTCGGTCGGCATCCCCGCCTGGCCCCGCGTCCCCCGCGGCCAGGACTGGAAGACGGGCGTCTGCGAGGCCCTCGGCTGGCCGCCCAACACGGGCGCGGCCTGGCAGCGCATCCTGAACTCGGTCCACTCCTACAAGGACCTGGAGCCCCCGCTCCTGGGCCGCGTGGAAGAACTGATCGACTTCGTCACGCTCCCGTAG
- the hemW gene encoding radical SAM family heme chaperone HemW encodes MPSALPDGEPMPEDGALPASALDGAASRPLGFYLHVPYCATRCGYCDFNTYTATELRGSGGVLASRDNYAQTLADEVRLARKVLGDDPRPVRTVFVGGGTPTLLAARDLVAMLAAVRDEFGLADDAEITTEANPESVDEAYLSELREGGFNRVSFGMQSAKQHVLKVLDRTHTPGRPEACVAEARAAGFEHVNLDLIYGTPGETDDDWRATLDAAIGAGPDHVSAYALIVEEGTQLARRIRRGEVPMTDDDVHADRYLIADEVLGNAGFSWYEVSNWATSDSGRCLHNELYWRGADWWGAGPGAHSHVGGVRWWNVKHPGAYAGALAGGGSPGAGREVLSAEDRRVERILLELRLREGCPLSLLREAGLAASVRARDEGLLDAGPYAEGRAVLTLRGRLLADAVVRDLVD; translated from the coding sequence ATGCCCTCCGCACTGCCCGATGGTGAGCCCATGCCCGAGGACGGCGCGCTGCCCGCGTCCGCCCTCGACGGCGCGGCCTCCCGCCCCCTCGGCTTCTACCTGCACGTCCCGTACTGCGCCACGCGCTGCGGCTACTGCGACTTCAACACGTACACCGCGACCGAGCTGCGCGGCTCCGGCGGCGTCCTCGCCTCCCGCGACAACTACGCGCAGACCCTCGCCGACGAGGTGCGGCTCGCCAGGAAGGTCCTGGGCGACGACCCGCGGCCCGTGCGGACCGTCTTCGTCGGGGGCGGTACGCCGACGCTGCTCGCCGCCCGCGACCTCGTGGCGATGCTCGCCGCCGTACGGGACGAGTTCGGGCTCGCGGACGACGCGGAGATCACGACGGAGGCGAACCCGGAGTCGGTCGACGAGGCGTATCTGAGCGAGCTCCGCGAGGGCGGCTTCAATCGCGTCTCCTTCGGCATGCAGAGTGCGAAGCAGCACGTCCTGAAGGTGCTGGACCGCACGCACACGCCCGGCCGCCCCGAGGCGTGCGTCGCCGAGGCGCGGGCCGCCGGCTTCGAGCACGTCAACCTCGACCTGATCTACGGCACGCCCGGCGAGACCGACGACGACTGGCGCGCCACGCTCGACGCGGCGATCGGCGCGGGACCCGACCACGTCAGCGCCTACGCGCTCATCGTGGAGGAGGGCACGCAGCTGGCGCGGCGCATCCGGCGCGGCGAGGTGCCGATGACCGACGACGACGTGCACGCGGACCGGTACCTGATCGCCGACGAGGTCCTCGGGAACGCGGGCTTCTCCTGGTACGAGGTGTCCAACTGGGCCACCTCCGACAGCGGCCGCTGCCTGCACAACGAGCTGTACTGGCGCGGCGCCGACTGGTGGGGCGCGGGACCCGGCGCGCACAGCCACGTCGGCGGTGTGCGGTGGTGGAACGTCAAGCATCCCGGTGCGTACGCGGGAGCGCTGGCGGGCGGCGGGTCGCCGGGGGCCGGACGTGAGGTGCTGTCGGCGGAGGACCGGCGGGTGGAGCGGATCCTGCTGGAGCTCCGGCTGCGGGAGGGCTGCCCGCTGTCGCTGCTGCGCGAGGCGGGGCTCGCGGCGTCCGTACGGGCCCGGGACGAGGGGCTCCTCGATGCCGGGCCGTACGCGGAGGGACGCGCCGTCCTGACGCTCCGAGGGCGGCTCCTCGCCGACGCCGTGGTGCGGGACCTGGTGGACTGA
- a CDS encoding SpoIIE family protein phosphatase — protein sequence MGSIPMQREADIRASATDPGRPGPPAVVRTSLPGNPLAPAAARRFVRAALADWTELGVPAAAGITDRLADDAVLLVSELVTNAVVHAGTAVELMCRLDDVLPGELTETLLIEVADHHPSRAVRGDHRPPSLGTPEYGRGLHLVATLSESWGITYRTGTKSVWARLPVEGVQAVHEIESYASEQALQRGLRAAEILAPLPNQASQDTDWVNRGALSFLAEASDLLAGQFDQDLVAALAGQLLVPRLADWCAVWLDDGTAHNSVGLQGARLARVWHTSEHRIEELRRVLEKEPPHVPDTAGSGAFPLPWPGEALTGGPAGAALAYRLTAGGRVLGTLVIGRSGLVRFPDEVTGLVEDFSRRVALAISTARRYQRQANISQVLQRGLLPSKVADIPGVESGLVYEPQDKGGPGGDFYDVFQAGDGRWCFALGDVQGKGPEAAVVIGLARPWLRLLAREGYQVAEVMDRLNQLLLDDATEAADAAAAVVAVAGGQGVPPDSPTSRFLSLLYGEIVPYEGGVRVTLACAGHPLPLVMSAAGEVREAATPQMLLGVVDDETYTSESFDLRSGETLLCVTDGVTERRTGRRQFDDGDGLAKALSGCAGLDAQLVAERIRRLVHEFSERPPDDDLALLVLRAR from the coding sequence GTGGGGTCCATTCCGATGCAACGGGAGGCCGATATTCGTGCCTCCGCCACGGACCCGGGCCGCCCCGGGCCACCGGCGGTCGTGCGCACGTCACTGCCCGGAAACCCGCTGGCGCCCGCCGCCGCGCGGAGATTCGTGCGGGCGGCGCTCGCCGACTGGACCGAGCTCGGCGTGCCCGCGGCCGCGGGCATCACCGACCGGCTGGCCGACGACGCGGTGCTGTTGGTCAGCGAGTTGGTGACCAACGCCGTCGTGCACGCGGGCACGGCCGTCGAGCTGATGTGCCGGCTCGACGACGTGCTCCCCGGCGAGCTGACGGAGACCCTCCTCATCGAGGTCGCCGACCACCACCCCTCACGCGCCGTCCGCGGCGACCACCGTCCGCCGTCCCTCGGCACGCCCGAGTACGGCCGGGGCCTCCACCTCGTCGCGACCCTCTCCGAGTCCTGGGGCATCACCTACCGCACCGGCACGAAATCCGTCTGGGCCCGGCTGCCCGTCGAGGGCGTCCAGGCCGTCCACGAGATCGAGTCGTACGCGAGCGAGCAGGCGCTGCAGCGCGGACTGCGGGCCGCCGAGATTCTCGCGCCGCTGCCCAACCAGGCCTCGCAGGACACCGATTGGGTCAACAGGGGCGCGCTCTCCTTCCTCGCCGAGGCGTCCGACCTGCTGGCCGGACAGTTCGACCAGGACCTGGTGGCCGCACTCGCCGGACAGCTCCTCGTGCCGCGCCTCGCGGACTGGTGCGCGGTCTGGCTCGACGACGGGACGGCGCACAACTCCGTGGGCCTGCAGGGGGCGCGGCTCGCCCGGGTGTGGCACACCAGCGAGCACCGGATAGAGGAGCTGCGCCGCGTCCTGGAGAAGGAGCCGCCCCACGTCCCGGACACGGCGGGCTCCGGCGCCTTCCCGCTGCCCTGGCCCGGTGAGGCGCTGACGGGAGGGCCGGCCGGCGCGGCCCTGGCGTACCGGCTGACGGCCGGCGGGCGCGTCCTCGGCACGCTCGTCATCGGCCGGTCCGGGCTCGTCCGCTTCCCCGACGAGGTCACGGGTCTCGTCGAGGACTTCAGCCGCCGCGTCGCCCTCGCCATCAGCACCGCCCGCCGCTACCAGCGCCAGGCCAACATCAGCCAGGTGCTCCAGCGCGGCCTGCTGCCCAGCAAGGTCGCGGACATCCCCGGCGTCGAGAGCGGCCTCGTCTACGAACCGCAGGACAAGGGCGGCCCCGGTGGCGACTTCTACGACGTGTTCCAGGCGGGTGACGGCCGCTGGTGCTTCGCGCTCGGCGACGTCCAGGGCAAGGGGCCCGAGGCGGCCGTCGTCATCGGTCTCGCCCGCCCCTGGCTGCGGCTCCTCGCCCGCGAGGGGTACCAGGTCGCGGAGGTCATGGACCGCCTCAACCAGCTGCTCCTCGACGACGCGACCGAGGCGGCGGACGCGGCGGCGGCGGTCGTCGCGGTCGCGGGCGGGCAGGGCGTGCCGCCCGACAGCCCCACGTCGCGCTTCCTCTCGCTCCTGTACGGAGAGATCGTCCCGTACGAAGGAGGGGTCCGCGTCACCCTCGCCTGTGCCGGGCATCCGCTGCCGCTCGTCATGTCCGCGGCGGGGGAGGTGCGGGAGGCGGCCACTCCGCAGATGCTGCTCGGGGTCGTCGACGACGAGACGTACACGAGCGAGAGCTTCGACCTGCGGTCCGGCGAGACGCTCCTGTGCGTCACGGACGGCGTCACCGAGCGCCGGACGGGCCGCCGCCAGTTCGACGACGGAGACGGCCTCGCCAAGGCCCTCTCCGGCTGCGCGGGCCTCGACGCGCAGCTGGTGGCGGAGCGCATCAGACGCCTAGTCCACGAATTCTCGGAGCGGCCACCGGACGACGACCTGGCCCTGCTGGTGCTGCGGGCCCGGTGA
- a CDS encoding HAMP domain-containing protein → MRAARDGDFTKVAPVGDGLTAELYSVFNEMLDRSLHFDGELVRVRREIIRHGRLDERFGASPGQGRWAARVSEVNTLLDALVAPAANATRVLNAVAGGDLTQRVDLHDGTRELRGDLRRLGRAVNTMVDQLSLFTGEVTRVAREVGTEGRLGGRAKVRGLSGSWRDVTEAVNTMASRLTAQVRDIALVTTAVAQGDLTRTVTVEATGELLELKLTVNTMVEQLSAFAAEVTRVAREVGTEGQLGGRAQARGVSGVWKDLTDNVNFMASNLTSQVRNIAQVTTAVANGDLSQKITVDARGEILELKSTVNTMVDQLSAFADEVTRVAREVGTEGNLGGRAQVRGVSGVWKDLTDNVNFMADNLTSQVRNIALVSTAVAQGDLGKKITVEAKGEILELKSTINTMVDQLSAFADEVTRVAREVGTEGNLGGQAQVRGVSGVWKDLTDNVNFMASNLTSQVRNIAQVTTAVANGDLSKMITVTARGEILELKDTVNTMVEQLRAFADEVTRVAREVGTDGRLGGRAQVLGVSGVWKDLTDNVNYMADNLTGQVRNIAQVATAVAQGDLSKKIDVDARGEILELKTTINTMVDTLSSFSSEVTRVAREVGSEGQLGGQARVEGVYGTWKRLTTNVNELALNLTTQVRAIAEVASAVAQGDMTRSITVETRGEVSELKDNINLMVNNLRETTRAKDWLESNLARLAGLMQGHRDLMEVADLILRELTPLVNAQYGAFFLADPDTAEAPAPSQVTAKGLAFIAGYGAAQGSVVDTGGMPAQGLVRQAALEKKRILVEEVPPDYIKIHSGLGDAAPATVVIIPILFEDKLLGVIELATFSRFSDVHLAFFDQFVNTIGVAINTIIANSRTESLLGESQRLAIQLQERSDELQRQQAELRRSNAELEEKAALLATSSQYKSEFLANMSHELRTPLNSLLILARLLSDNPDDHLSDQEVQFATTIHRSGSDLLQLINDILDLSKIEAGRMDVRPKKLPLIKVLDYVHATFRPLTLDRGLAFDVSVGEDVPREMFSDEQRLQQILRNLLSNAVKFTSAGSVELRVSRVKESSGDRLLHDNEDLLCFAVSDTGIGIPAEQLPVIFEAFQQADGTTNRKYGGTGLGLSISREIAGLLGGRITAESSPGQGSTFSLYVPVVHPGHGAAAIAYAAAHTQHLPEPVEQAALRPHTALEPDDSWPTPTKLEEWKEGHAGRILPGRRVLIVDDDIRNVFALTHVLSRVGMPVLYAENGREGIETLERNPDVDIVLMDIMMPEMDGYETMAAIRRSPRWRGLPIVALTAKAMPGDREKAISQGATDYVPKPVDVDQLLGVVCALLDPAGSSADEQPTTPDPETVVQERDSVQGESVVPPTTE, encoded by the coding sequence ATGCGTGCCGCGCGGGACGGCGACTTCACCAAAGTGGCGCCGGTGGGTGACGGTCTGACCGCCGAGCTGTACTCGGTCTTCAACGAGATGCTGGACCGTTCGCTGCACTTCGACGGCGAGCTGGTGCGCGTGCGGCGCGAGATCATACGGCACGGCCGGCTGGACGAGCGGTTCGGCGCGAGCCCCGGCCAGGGCCGGTGGGCCGCCCGTGTCTCGGAGGTCAACACCCTGCTGGACGCGCTGGTCGCCCCCGCGGCGAACGCGACCCGGGTGCTGAACGCGGTGGCGGGCGGCGACCTCACGCAACGCGTCGACCTGCACGACGGCACCCGTGAACTGCGCGGTGACTTACGGCGCCTGGGCCGTGCCGTCAACACGATGGTGGACCAGTTGTCGCTCTTCACCGGCGAGGTCACGCGGGTCGCCCGCGAGGTCGGCACGGAGGGGCGGCTCGGCGGGCGCGCGAAGGTGCGCGGTCTGTCGGGCAGTTGGCGTGACGTGACGGAGGCCGTCAACACGATGGCGTCCCGGCTCACCGCGCAGGTGCGGGACATCGCGCTCGTGACGACGGCGGTGGCACAGGGCGACCTGACGCGCACGGTGACCGTCGAGGCGACGGGCGAGCTCCTCGAACTGAAGCTGACCGTGAACACGATGGTGGAGCAGCTCTCCGCGTTCGCCGCCGAGGTGACGCGTGTGGCGCGCGAGGTCGGCACCGAGGGCCAGTTGGGCGGCCGGGCTCAGGCGCGCGGGGTGTCGGGCGTGTGGAAGGACCTCACCGACAACGTCAACTTCATGGCGTCCAACCTCACCTCCCAGGTCCGCAACATCGCCCAGGTCACCACCGCCGTCGCCAACGGCGACCTGAGCCAGAAGATCACCGTCGACGCCCGGGGCGAGATCCTGGAGCTGAAGTCGACGGTGAACACGATGGTCGACCAGCTGTCCGCCTTCGCCGACGAGGTCACCCGTGTCGCCCGCGAGGTCGGCACCGAAGGCAACCTCGGCGGCCGTGCCCAGGTGCGGGGCGTGTCCGGTGTGTGGAAGGACCTCACCGACAACGTCAACTTCATGGCCGACAACCTCACCTCCCAGGTCCGCAACATCGCGCTCGTGTCGACGGCCGTGGCGCAGGGCGACCTCGGCAAGAAGATCACGGTCGAGGCGAAGGGCGAGATCCTGGAGCTGAAGTCGACGATCAACACGATGGTCGACCAGCTGTCCGCGTTCGCCGACGAGGTCACGCGCGTCGCCCGCGAGGTCGGCACCGAGGGCAACCTCGGCGGTCAGGCCCAGGTGCGGGGCGTGTCGGGCGTCTGGAAGGACCTCACCGACAACGTCAACTTCATGGCGTCCAACCTCACCTCCCAGGTCCGCAACATCGCCCAGGTCACCACCGCCGTCGCCAACGGCGACCTCTCCAAGATGATCACCGTGACGGCGCGCGGCGAGATCCTGGAGCTGAAGGACACCGTCAACACCATGGTGGAGCAGCTGCGCGCCTTCGCCGACGAGGTGACCCGCGTCGCCCGCGAGGTCGGCACGGACGGCAGGCTCGGCGGCCGCGCGCAGGTGCTCGGTGTGTCCGGCGTGTGGAAGGACCTCACCGACAACGTCAACTACATGGCGGACAACCTGACGGGCCAGGTCCGCAACATCGCGCAGGTCGCCACCGCGGTGGCCCAGGGCGACCTCTCCAAGAAGATCGACGTCGACGCGCGCGGCGAGATCCTGGAGCTGAAGACCACCATCAACACCATGGTGGACACGCTGTCGTCGTTCTCCTCCGAGGTCACCCGCGTGGCCCGCGAGGTGGGCTCCGAGGGCCAGCTGGGCGGTCAGGCCCGGGTCGAGGGCGTGTACGGCACGTGGAAGCGCCTGACGACGAACGTGAACGAGCTCGCGCTGAACCTCACCACTCAGGTCCGCGCGATCGCCGAGGTCGCATCCGCCGTGGCCCAGGGCGACATGACCCGCTCCATCACGGTGGAGACCCGGGGTGAGGTGTCCGAGCTCAAGGACAACATCAACCTCATGGTCAACAACCTCCGTGAGACCACCCGCGCCAAGGACTGGCTGGAGTCCAACCTCGCCCGCCTCGCCGGTCTGATGCAGGGCCACCGCGACCTGATGGAGGTCGCCGACCTGATCCTGCGCGAGCTGACACCGCTGGTGAACGCGCAGTACGGCGCGTTCTTCCTGGCCGACCCGGACACGGCGGAGGCGCCCGCGCCCAGCCAGGTGACCGCCAAGGGCCTCGCGTTCATCGCCGGGTACGGAGCGGCGCAGGGCTCGGTCGTCGACACGGGCGGCATGCCCGCGCAGGGTCTGGTGCGCCAGGCGGCGCTGGAGAAGAAGCGCATCCTCGTCGAGGAGGTGCCGCCGGACTACATCAAGATCCATTCGGGGCTCGGCGACGCGGCACCGGCGACGGTCGTCATCATCCCGATCCTCTTCGAGGACAAGCTGCTCGGCGTCATCGAGCTGGCGACGTTCTCCCGCTTCTCCGACGTCCACCTGGCGTTCTTCGACCAGTTCGTCAACACCATCGGTGTCGCGATCAACACCATCATCGCCAACTCCCGCACGGAGTCGCTGCTCGGCGAGTCGCAGCGCCTCGCCATCCAGCTCCAGGAGCGCTCGGACGAACTCCAGCGCCAACAGGCCGAACTGCGCAGGTCCAACGCGGAGCTGGAGGAGAAGGCCGCGCTGCTGGCCACGAGCTCCCAGTACAAGTCGGAGTTCCTGGCGAACATGTCGCACGAGCTGCGCACGCCGCTCAACTCGCTGCTCATCCTCGCCCGGCTGCTCTCCGACAACCCCGACGACCACCTCTCCGACCAGGAGGTGCAGTTCGCGACGACCATCCACCGCTCCGGCTCCGACCTGCTGCAGCTCATCAACGACATCCTCGACCTGTCGAAGATCGAGGCGGGCCGGATGGACGTACGCCCCAAGAAGCTCCCCCTCATCAAGGTCCTCGACTACGTCCACGCGACGTTCCGCCCGCTCACCCTCGACCGGGGCCTCGCCTTCGACGTGTCGGTGGGCGAGGACGTGCCGCGCGAGATGTTCTCCGACGAGCAGCGCCTCCAGCAGATCCTGCGGAACCTGCTGTCGAACGCGGTGAAGTTCACCTCGGCGGGCAGCGTCGAGCTGCGCGTCAGCCGCGTCAAGGAGTCCTCGGGCGACCGGCTGCTGCACGACAACGAGGACCTGTTGTGCTTCGCCGTCAGCGACACCGGCATCGGCATCCCCGCCGAGCAGCTCCCGGTGATCTTCGAGGCGTTCCAGCAGGCCGACGGCACCACCAACCGCAAGTACGGCGGCACGGGCCTCGGCCTCTCCATCAGCCGTGAGATCGCGGGCCTGCTCGGCGGCCGTATCACCGCGGAGAGCAGCCCCGGCCAGGGTTCGACCTTCTCGCTCTACGTCCCCGTGGTGCACCCGGGCCACGGCGCGGCCGCCATCGCGTACGCCGCGGCACACACCCAGCACCTCCCGGAACCGGTCGAACAGGCCGCCCTGCGCCCACACACTGCCCTCGAACCGGACGACAGCTGGCCCACGCCCACCAAACTGGAGGAGTGGAAGGAAGGCCACGCGGGCCGCATACTGCCGGGTCGCAGGGTGCTCATCGTCGACGACGACATCCGCAACGTCTTCGCCCTCACCCATGTCCTCAGCCGTGTCGGCATGCCCGTCCTGTACGCGGAGAACGGCCGCGAGGGCATCGAGACCCTGGAACGCAACCCCGATGTCGACATCGTGCTGATGGACATCATGATGCCGGAGATGGACGGGTACGAGACCATGGCCGCGATCCGTCGCAGCCCACGCTGGCGGGGCCTGCCCATCGTCGCCCTCACCGCCAAGGCGATGCCCGGGGACCGCGAGAAGGCGATCTCCCAGGGCGCCACCGACTACGTCCCCAAACCCGTGGACGTGGATCAGCTGCTCGGCGTCGTCTGTGCCCTCCTGGACCCGGCCGGCTCGTCGGCCGACGAGCAACCCACGACCCCCGATCCAGAGACCGTCGTTCAGGAGCGGGACAGCGTTCAAGGAGAGAGCGTTGTCCCGCCGACGACCGAGTGA
- a CDS encoding two-component system response regulator gives MSAEATTDNRASILLVDDMEDNLMALEAVLGSLNEPLVRARSGEEAMKAILRQRFAVILLDVRMPGMDGFETASNIKRLDQTKDVPIIFLTGTDNDSGYAFRGYATGAADYLTKPFDPWVLRAKVTVFLELHRKNRQLERILAREQRQFDELAARLSAIETHMAASSLKDVLELRRHVTHMEELVQEMRRGRGV, from the coding sequence ATGAGTGCAGAGGCCACCACCGACAACCGCGCGAGCATCCTCCTGGTCGATGACATGGAGGACAACCTGATGGCGCTGGAAGCCGTCCTCGGATCACTGAACGAGCCCCTGGTGCGGGCTCGTTCGGGCGAGGAGGCGATGAAGGCGATTTTGCGGCAACGATTCGCCGTGATCCTCCTGGACGTCCGCATGCCCGGCATGGACGGCTTCGAGACGGCATCGAACATCAAACGGCTCGACCAGACCAAGGACGTGCCCATCATCTTCCTGACGGGCACCGACAACGACTCCGGCTACGCCTTCCGCGGCTACGCGACGGGAGCGGCGGACTACCTCACCAAGCCCTTCGACCCGTGGGTGCTGCGCGCCAAGGTCACCGTCTTCCTCGAACTGCACCGCAAGAACAGGCAGCTGGAACGGATACTGGCCCGCGAGCAGCGCCAGTTCGACGAGCTCGCCGCCCGTCTCTCGGCGATCGAGACCCACATGGCCGCGAGCAGCCTGAAGGACGTCCTCGAACTGCGCCGCCACGTGACGCACATGGAGGAACTGGTGCAGGAGATGCGCCGCGGCCGGGGCGTCTAG
- a CDS encoding AMP-dependent synthetase/ligase — protein MSDTQTLIENRPPSVAHLFLERVAATPDAEAYRYPVPAASGEGPDEWKSLSWAQAAERVDAIAAGLVELGLRAEDRVALASSTRVEWILCDLAIMCAGAATTTVYPQTNAEESAYILADSGSRVLIAEDAAQLAKAREKRADLPELRHVVVLDPEGAAPAEGDPDGWVLTLADLEARGAAHLEKNPGLVKERIAAITKDQLATIIYTSGTTGRPKGVRLPQDNWSYMAKAIAATGLLGPDDVQYLWLPLAHVFGKVLTSGQIELGHVTAVDGRVDKIIENLPVVQPTYMAAVPRIFEKVYNGVAAKARAGGAAKYKIFQWAAEVSREYAKVSQDNFRRTGTASVPFGLRAKHKTADALVYSKLREAFGGRLRAAVSGSAALAPEIGYFFAGAGIHILEGYGLTESSAASFVNPGEAYRTGTVGKPLPGTEVRIADDGEILLRGPGIMEGYHGLPEKTAEVLESDGWFHTGDIGELSVDGYLRITDRKKDLIKTSGGKYIAPAEVEGQFKAVCPYVSNILVHGADRNFCTALISLDEPAILQWAKENGQEGKSYAEVCAAPATVELIDGYVRELNEGLQRWQTIKKFRLLPRDLDVEHGELTPSLKLKRPVVEREYKHLIEEMYAGSREA, from the coding sequence GTGAGCGACACACAGACCTTGATCGAGAACCGTCCGCCGTCCGTGGCGCATCTCTTCCTGGAGCGCGTGGCGGCCACCCCGGATGCCGAGGCCTACCGCTATCCCGTCCCGGCGGCGTCGGGCGAGGGCCCCGACGAATGGAAGTCCCTCAGCTGGGCGCAGGCCGCCGAGCGCGTCGACGCCATCGCGGCGGGCCTCGTCGAGCTCGGCCTGCGGGCCGAGGACCGCGTCGCCCTCGCCTCCTCGACGCGCGTCGAGTGGATCCTCTGCGACCTCGCCATCATGTGCGCAGGCGCGGCCACCACGACCGTGTACCCGCAGACCAACGCCGAGGAGTCGGCGTACATCCTGGCCGACTCCGGCAGCCGTGTGCTGATCGCCGAGGACGCCGCGCAGCTCGCCAAGGCCCGCGAGAAGCGCGCGGACCTGCCCGAGCTGCGCCACGTCGTCGTACTCGACCCGGAGGGCGCGGCCCCCGCCGAGGGCGACCCCGACGGATGGGTGCTCACCCTCGCCGACCTGGAGGCCCGCGGCGCCGCGCACCTGGAGAAGAACCCGGGACTCGTCAAGGAGCGCATCGCGGCGATCACCAAGGACCAGCTCGCCACGATCATCTACACCTCCGGCACCACCGGTAGGCCCAAGGGCGTGCGCCTGCCCCAGGACAACTGGTCGTACATGGCCAAGGCCATCGCGGCGACCGGCCTGCTCGGCCCCGACGACGTGCAGTACCTGTGGCTGCCGCTCGCCCACGTCTTCGGCAAGGTGCTGACCTCCGGGCAGATCGAGCTGGGCCACGTCACCGCCGTCGACGGCCGCGTCGACAAGATCATCGAGAACCTGCCGGTGGTGCAGCCGACGTACATGGCGGCCGTCCCCCGCATCTTCGAGAAGGTCTACAACGGCGTCGCGGCCAAGGCACGGGCCGGCGGCGCGGCCAAGTACAAGATCTTCCAGTGGGCCGCGGAGGTCTCCCGCGAGTACGCGAAGGTCAGCCAGGACAACTTCCGCAGGACCGGCACCGCGTCCGTGCCGTTCGGGCTGCGCGCCAAGCACAAGACGGCCGACGCCCTCGTCTACTCCAAGCTGCGCGAGGCCTTCGGCGGCAGGCTGCGCGCCGCCGTCTCCGGCTCCGCCGCGCTCGCCCCCGAGATCGGCTACTTCTTCGCGGGCGCCGGCATCCACATCCTCGAGGGGTACGGCCTCACCGAGTCCTCCGCCGCTTCCTTCGTGAACCCCGGCGAGGCCTACCGCACCGGCACCGTCGGCAAGCCGCTGCCCGGCACCGAGGTGCGCATCGCCGACGACGGCGAGATCCTGCTGCGCGGCCCCGGCATCATGGAGGGCTACCACGGCCTCCCGGAGAAGACGGCCGAGGTCCTGGAGTCCGACGGCTGGTTCCACACCGGGGACATCGGCGAGCTGTCCGTCGACGGCTACCTGCGGATCACGGACCGCAAGAAGGACCTGATCAAAACCTCCGGCGGCAAGTACATCGCGCCCGCCGAGGTCGAGGGCCAGTTCAAGGCGGTCTGTCCCTACGTCTCCAACATCCTCGTGCACGGCGCCGACCGGAACTTCTGCACCGCCCTCATCTCCCTCGACGAGCCCGCGATCCTGCAGTGGGCCAAGGAGAACGGGCAGGAGGGCAAGTCCTACGCGGAGGTGTGCGCCGCGCCCGCGACGGTCGAGCTCATCGACGGTTACGTGCGCGAGCTCAACGAAGGCCTGCAGCGCTGGCAGACCATCAAGAAGTTCCGGCTGCTGCCGCGCGACCTGGACGTCGAACACGGCGAACTGACGCCCAGCCTGAAGCTGAAGCGCCCGGTGGTCGAGCGCGAGTACAAGCACCTGATCGAGGAGATGTACGCGGGGTCGCGCGAGGCCTGA